The Mucilaginibacter gracilis genomic interval GTTCAGATCGGGTTTGGCTGATATAATTATTATGGATATCCAACTAAACGGTAAATTGAATGGCATTGAAACATCAATGGAATTAAGGAAGATAAGCACCGCGCCCATAATTTATGTAACTGATAACCAGGATGAATATTTACGAAAAAAGGCTATTTACGAAACCAATACCGTACAATACGTAACCAAGCCATTTTCGCGTATGGATATCTCCATCGCTATTGATCTGGCCATAAAGGCTCTTAAAAAGCACGATCTGAAACTAAAAAAGGACCATGAAACCTCATACTTGGTAAACGATAGCATTTTTGTAAAGGAAAGTCATGGCTATAAAAAAATACAGATCAAAGATATTTTGTACCTACAGGCCGATAGAAGTTATTGCTCCCTAAGTTACCAGGAAAAAGCATCAACCGAGGCCAAAGAAATTTTGTTTAGTGAAAATCTTAGCTTTTTAGAAGACAGGCTGGCATTTGCAGAAAGTTTGGTACGGGTACACCGGTCGTTTCTGATCAATATAAACCAGGTTTATAAAATTCAGGAAAATCGTTTATGGATTGGCAAAACAGAAATACCAATTGGTAAAACTTATAAGGATAACGTTGATCGAATTTTCAGATTCTTATAAATAACTTTTGACGCTTTGCTATACCGGAGCAGGCACTTGTCGGTACAAGGGAAAGGGTAATCTCATTTTGTTATATCCACAGGCAACAACACAACGTTTAGCTGTCGATAGCCCATATCATAACAGCGATTGGAAGTATCACTTACCAATTTCCGGACTAAATGAGATGGATTTTAATCTAAAGGAAAAGGAATTGATCCAAGAGCAAATCAAATCAAAACAATGGATAGAAGAGGAAAGCCTAGCTTTTGAGGTTTGGCTATCAGGAATTCTTAAATAATAGGATTTAAGGCAAAGTCCATAAAAAAAGTTACCAACAAAGTTGACAACTAGCCTAAAATAGTGGTGCAGACTTTAATTATAACACACCATTTCTTTTATGATTTGAAACGATTGGCAGATTTAGACTTGAATTGAAAATGGTTCAAAAGACGCTTTTAGAAACCAACTTTTTTGATTAAATCCTCTTTTTCCTTGGGGTTTTTAGCATATAAACCAATTTTAAAATCGCTTATTTCTATTTAGTGCAATAGGTCGTAATAATTTTCAATAGCGGTCATTTTAAAGGGTTTAAGGTTTATAATTCTGTAAATATATAGAAAAATACGACGGAAATTTGCCTGAAAAACCTTAAATTGGTAGTGTACTAAAAGGCTAAAAACATGAAAAAAGCAGCATTATATGTGAGGGTGAGCACCGATGAGCAAGCCGAAAAAGGTTACTCCCAACGCAACCAGGAAGAAGTATTACGCAGGTACTGTGAAATAAAAGCTATAGAGGTTGGTAAAGTCTACTACGAAGATCATTCGGCTAAAACATTTAATCGCCCGGTATGGTCGAAAATGCTGGTCGATCTGCGTAAACATCGGGGTCAAACCGACCTGATCCTTTTTACCAAGTGGGATAGGTTTAGTAGAAATAGGGTGATGCTTATTATATGATCAACCTGCTTCACAAATTTGGTATTGAGCCGCAGTCTATTGAGCAACCGCTTGACCTGGAAATACCGGAAAACAAAATGATGCTGGCCTTTTATCTTGCCGCCCCCGAAGTGGAGAATGACCGCCGGGGGCTAAATGTTTTTCATGGTATCAGACGGGCTAAGAAAGAAGGTCGCTGGACATCATCCGCCCTTGTAGGTTATGCTAACCTGATCGCTAACGGACGCAAATATATTGCCCCGAAGGAACCTGTTGCTTCTGCTATGAGAAAGGCATTTAAAGACGCTTCCGAAGGTAAGTTTACGCTGCGGGAGATCTACAGACAGGCAAAAGAAAACGGTATCACCTGCGGTTATAATAACTTCTGCAATATACTGCGCAGTCCGGTCTACTGCGGCAAAATCCCCGTACCCAAGTACAAAGATGAAGAAGCTTTTTTGGCCGGTGGCCAGCACGAGCCTTTAGTTAGTGAAGCCATATTTTACCGGGCACAGGATGTACTTAATGGCAATATCAAAGGAAAAGCGACTTCCATCAAATTATCTTCCGACTACCTGTTATTGAGGGGCTTTTTAGATTGTCCCAAATGCACCCGTAAATTAACGGGTAGCGCATCCAAAGGACAGGCCGGACAGTACTACCATTATTATCACTGTGGCCTCGCCTGTAAATGGCGTATCAAAGCGGAGGGCGTTAATCAGGCTGTAGATAAAGAAACTAAGAAGATCACAATCAAGGAAGAATACGATTTCTTTTACCGGGAATGCATCAGTAAAGGTTTTCGTAGGCATTCCAATAATGGAGAATATAGTCAGAAACACGTGGTTGATCAGATCAAGGCACTGAACGCGCGTATCACCCAGGCCAGGGATCATTTCATGGCAGGGGAGTTCACCCATGCGGATTTCCAGGCGGTTAAATCGCAATGTGAAACGGAGATTAATTCACTTGAAAAAAAGCTGCCCGATATTATTCTATCTACTAAAATGGTCGATCAGAAGTTAACTGGACTTTTATCGAACCTTAAAGTGTTGGTTGACAGGTATAAACATGGTGATTTTGAAATAAAAAGGCGGATAATTAGTTCGATCCATCCCCAAAATATCGGTTTTAGCGGATTAGAACATCGAACTAATCGGATCAACGAATAATAGGATTTAAGGCAAAGTCCATAAAAAAAGTTGCCAACAAAGTTGACAACTTGCCCAAAATAGTGGTGGATACTATACAAATTTCGAACTTTTTCCTATCTGATTTGCGCTTAATCGCCAATTTGGATTTATAAATTATTGAGAAAATTTAGGGAGGCAAGTTAATAGGCATGGTTTTAACTTGTCCCTTTCTATAAAACATTAAAGTGAGAACCAAGCAAGTCATAACTGCCGATAAAGCTACAACACAAATGACCTCTTTACTGACCGCCCCGTTTCTGTTTCTCCCTTCGCTGAATTAGCTGACCATTAAGAGCAGCATGGGGAGTTACAAGGCATGAGCAAGGGGCAAAGTCGCCAGTCATACCTGTGAGGAAAATATGGAAGAGGTTATCGGTGTAGCGTGCGTCGATGCAAATTCTATTTAAAACAGTGCCCCTCGCGGGCGCTGTTTTTCAATTAAACTGACTATTATTATTGGTGTTCCGGTATTACAGATTCAACAATGACGCCTGAGCCAAGCCAGGAACTTCGCAATTGCTGCATTTCGTATTCGTTTGACAGACGAAGAACCAAAGCGACGTGCCGGGGCTGTTGCTGAACAACTCGGCACCGATATCGTTGCTATTCACTGAAGCAAACACGGTTTGGTCATAACCCGGAAGCAGTATCAAATTAAACCGATACAAGCGGCCTGTATTACCCACTGCCGCAGTATTATTAACCGCGCAGCTACCCATAACCAACAAACAAATAAGGCAAAGGCATAGCCAGGGCAATGCCCAAAATCGTTGATTTTTCATGTGTTTCGCTTTTAGTTGACGGGTATTGAAAAGTTTACATCCTCCGGCGGGAGGCACTATTTATCATTACAAACTATGAAGTTTAAACTGCCCTTGACGACAACTTTCCCTTGAATCAACCTGATCTTTTGTTTAAAGATCACCGAATGCTCGAAATAAATTACATTCATATCAAAAGCTTTCTCATACTTGACAGTTGGTTTGGGTTCAGTGACTTTTCCTGTAAACTGGAAACTTTTAACAGGGTTAAATGCAAAAGTAGTTTTAACCGGACCGCCACGACTGAACGTATCGCCGGAGAGGTAAGACTGAAACAGCCTTTGCCCTAATCTTCTTCTTTATTTCTGGCGGCCTTTAGCGCGGTGTTCAGCTCAAATTCCACCCAGCCTTTAAAGTCCTGCGTTTTACAGGCATCAAATAAGGCGAGGTATTCGGCTTTCACGTCAGTGGCCAGCAAAGCATGCCCTGCTACCAGCGCCCGCAGCTCTTCCGGCTCATCGAATATTTCGAGCATGATGGGCTGCAGGAAGTAAATATCCTTATCGCGTATATCGTGCTTGATGGTGTACTTCAGGAACTGGAAGGGGTCATATTCCGGCAGGACGGACTTCATCACCGCAACAATGGGTTTTTCAATGTGCTCATGGTAATGTCCGAGGTCGGGATTGTCAGGCAAGGGCACAAACTCTTTATACTTCGTCCACCAGAACATAAAGACGGCATCTTTGGTCAGCCCGGCCTGTTTCACATGCTCGCTAAAATAATGGGTCTGGAGTTCTACGATCCTTCCCCGGCTCAGCGAAATGTCCTTAACGCCGTCTTTGATATGATAGAGCACTTCATGCTCAAATTGGTAGGGGAACATGGCGCTGGTAAACAAGCTGTCGACAAAGGAACGGTAAGCGGCTTCATCCTTTTTATAAAACTGTTTATCCAAATTATGGTCGTAATTCCAGATCAGGGTGGTGATCGCCTGGTGATCAATCGCGTACCTGCCTTTTTGCGCGATATATTTTGGGCCGAGGTAAAACAGGCTTTTTACCTTCAATTCATAAGCCTTTTTATCTTCCGGTTTTTCCTGCAGGATGCGCCTGTCCAGTTCAGTAAGCAAGTTCTTTTGTTCGCATTCATCGATAAAGCTTTTGATACCCGCAAGGCCACCGTCATGCGCTGCGCGGTAGGTCTTTTCCGACAGCTCCTTGCCGGAAAGCCGGTAGCGGAAATAGCGCTCAAAGAACATCGGGTAGATAATGGCATTCCTGGCTTTTTTGGAACGGTCAAACTTAAAGAACAGGTTATTGAGCAGCCCGCCGATCAGCGCGATATCGGCTTCACTGTAATACTGCTCGCTGCGCAACGTACGCAGGATGAGCGGCAATTCTTCCTTATCTTCGCTATAGATGCGCAGTTCGTAAAATACTTCATGAGAGCTCATCGTAGGAAAGTCACGGATAAAGTCATCCCGGTGCTCATACAGCCGGTCGTAGATCAGCGGGAACCGGAATTTAAGGAGTTCCAGCACGAACAAGTTCTCAAACATTACCTCGGTGCCCAGCAGCTGATAAGTGATCTTAAAATTATTGATGAACTTGATGACATCCCTCGATTGCCGGAATACCCGCTCAAAAGCGAAATTGTACTTGTTGCGAAAGCCGGTGTCCACAATATGGGTTTTGTAGGCATTAAGGTGTTCCGCGGTAATAAACGGTGCCAGGTAAGTCTCCAGCAAATCGAGCAGGTCATCCTTTTCCCGTTTAGGCAGCGGTATTTCCAGCTGGATGATCTTGTCCAAAAAGCTCCCGGCCGCATTGGCATTGACCGATTTGATGGCCTCATCGATGTAACTCCGCTCATAAGCCACCAAATAAAAAATATTGCTGAAGTTGGCGGTGTTGCGGATCAGGCGCAATACTTCCATCACTTCGTCTTTGTACAAACGGTCCAGGTCATCGATGGTAATGACGATCTTCTTGCCCGAGTCTTCCAGCAGCTGGTTGATCCGCTCAAAGTCATCGGTATAGGTCTTCCTGGTGAAGAGGCTGCCGGCAAGACCAGCTTCCCTGAGAAACTTGTTAAAAGAAGAATCCGTCCGGCTCAATTTCCGTGAGTAACCAACGACCAGGTTTGCAATGCGGGGATTAAGCTCATATAGTTTTGCCGACAACTGGTCAAAGAAATCCCTCTGGATATTTGCAGCGCCTTCCGCACTCCAGGGATTAAAGTCCAGTATCTCGGTCTTCGCTGGGTCGAGGTGGCTCTTGATCAGGTTAATAAAAGACGTCTTGCCGCTGCCATACTCGCCCAGGATCCCAATAGCAAATGACCTGCTATTCGGTGTAATACTGATCCGGCGAGCGACTTCGGCCGCCACGGACGAGCGCTGAAAGGTATCCTCGCTGCCGGATTCAATGGCCCGTTCTTCGATAAAGCTTTCCGGCTGCGGTTCATGGCTCGCCACCCTTTTACGCAAAAACAAAGCTATAATTCCCGGGGCGATCAAAGCCGCTGCAACGAAGTCCCAGTTTTTAAGCAGCGGGAAAAGTCCGAAGGACTGGAATTGCCAGTAACCGTCGGACCGCATCAAAGCATATAAAAAGACCGAAATTAACCCTACGACCCTATTGAATTTATTGCTACCATAGTGATATAACCAAATAGCAATACCCACGCAAAGCATGATCAACACACCATTGGCGAATACCGTATTTTCAAACTGCGACAAGAGCGGCTTGACAAGTAATGTATCCAGCACACCGTCCACCGCCCGGCGAAAAAAAAGGAAGAAAGCCAAGCAGCAAAAAAGCCACAAGGCAAAGGGATAATTCTTTTTGAAGGCTATCGGTGGTTTCATAAGATTCAAGTAACCAAGATAGCACAAATATATACCCCACAAGCCTATTGTGCGTAAAAAGGCTATGTCTTTTACATCATACGGGCCTGTTTGCGGAACTCCCGTGGCCGCATTCCCGTCACCCGTTTAAAACAGCGGAAGAAATAGGCCGGGTCGTTCATCCCGAGCTCATACGCGATGTCTTTGGCAGTTAGCGTCGTATGCTTTAACAGCTTCTCTGCCTCTTCATGCAGCCGGTCCTGCAACAGTTCGTAAAGTGTTTTACCCAAATGCGCCCTCGTCAAATTATTGAGCCGTGGAAGGGTCAGGTGCATCTTTCCCGCATAGAACTCCAGATCCCGTTCCTGCCGAAAATGCACTTCGATCAGGTTTTGCAGCGAAATGACCTGCTGCAGATCGGGCGGCGTATACCCTGTATGAAAATATTCAAAAACGGGTGGCGGTTCGCTGTTGTTGTCAGTTAGCATGGCGTTTTCTGATTTTTAAAAGCAGCGCCCCTCGCGGCCGCTGCTCCTACAATTAAACTGGCTATTTATTACTGGTGTTCCGGTAAAACGGATTCTACGACAATGCCGGAGCTAAGCCAGTAGCTGCGGATTTGCTGCATTTCGTATTCGTTTGCCAGGCGCAGCACGAACGCGACATGCCGGGGCTCCTGGTGTACGTTAAACAAATTTGCGCCGAAATCGCTGCTGTTTACCGAGTCGAACAGGGTTTGGTCATAACAGGGCAATAACACAAGGTTAAAGCGGTATTGACGGCTTGAATTATTGCGGGCGTTTGATCTGGTCGATGCACAACTGCTGGCGAGGAACAAACCAACAAGGCAAAGGCATAGCCAGGGCTGTCCCCAAAATCTCTTTGTTTTCATTGTTTTTACTGATGCTGATCTATAGCTTGCTGAAACATAGTCTTCTCATTTTCTGCAATATTTTTGCCGAACTTTTGCAGGTAGGTTGTTGCCGCAGGCACATAATTACCCCAATCCTGTTTATTATAAAAAGCTACTGTTTTAGCTCTTAAAAGGATCTCCTCGGCCGGATCACCATAGGGTTTAACTTTTTCTTCTATGAGTTTCCAATCAGGGTCCGGGCTTGCATTGATCAGCGGCTCCATTTCCCCCTTGTAAATCATATTCATCATTGAAGTCGCAAATTTTCGGGCGCCCTGGATCTTTTTAAATGCAACAGAATCTGCGATTATCAAAGCAAAACCGGGGTCCTGTGTACTTTTGGTAAACTGGATCACAAAACTGTAATCATCTTCATAAAGCGGTGCTTTTAATGTTTTGATATATGCATTCCCCGCTAACTCAGCCCCTGGTTTATCTCCGGCCTGTGTCGCCATCATCGCCATTCTTTTTAGGAAAGCAGCATCACGGTTGCCTTTGATATATTCATCCAGCATGGCGCTGTATTTAACACCCGGTTCGGTAAGGTCGGCATCCTCCGCCGTAACATCAGGTACGTTCGTATTAGCATCCGGATTCAGCTTGCTATGGATTTTCCTTAGTTCTACGAACGGTATTTTAACAACCGACCGATCATAAGTCATCAGGCCATTCTGTTCCCCTTCCACATCAAAGGGTTGGGTGTAGATACTACCAGATAAGCCTTCTGATTGGAATATTTGCAGGTGCTGCTGCATGATGGTATATTTTGCGTTTAACGCAGCTGGCTTTTCCTGGATATAACCCCATGAACTGCCTGTTTGCCATTGGTGATCGGGTATGAATACCCCGATACCGCCGAACTCACCACAAACCTGTGCCTTACCGGGTTGTTTGACGCTCATCATAGGGTCGGGATAAGCATGTACATCAGTCATATCCGCGTTTACATAAGCGTTAGGACTTGGTGAGCGCAGTTGGCCGTTCACATACAAGAGTTCTCCTGTATGGCCGTTAACGATACGGCTGGGATCTGCTTCTTTCATTTCTTTGGTCAGCCTTTCCTGATCGTATTGTCCCCATTTTTCATTGAACAGCACCCACGTGGTAATGCATGGGTAGTTACGCAATTGCTGCATTTCTTCGTGCATCCCTCTTTCGAACTCCTGTTTGCTGCCTTCAGGCAGTTCTTGATTAGGGTTTACCATATCCTGCCAAACCAGCATACCCAATTTGTCCGCCCAATAGTACCACCTTGCAGGTTCAACTTTGATATGTTTCCTGATTGTATTAAAGCCCATGGCTTTAATAGCTTTGATATCAAAGGCTAATGCTTCGTCGGTAGGCGCGGTATACAAGCCATCCGGCCAAAAGCCTTGGTCCAGTGTACCCAAATTGAAGTAGGGTTTGTTATTTAGACAAATCCGGTCTATTCCTTTTTCATCTTTGGCTACACTTATTTTACGCATACCAAAATAGCTTTTAACTTCATCAGCGCCTAATCTAGTGTTATGTTAATCGTGTAATGACGGATAAAGTCTTTTCAGTTTTATTCGCGCATCTTTATTTTCGAACTGCCAGTTAATTTTGCTGTTCTTATTATTTCTGTTGTGTTGCCATGCCGCTACCTCTTCATTGATCTTCAGCATTGTTGAAATATGCCTGTTTAGGCATTGCCCATTCAATACATGCAATTCTATCTCGGCCATATTGAGCCAGCTTCCATGCTTGGGCGTATAAACAAACTCAAACCTATCCCATAGCCTTTTGGCTTCGGCTGGTTCAAATGTCTCGTAAAATGCAGAGGCCGAATGGGTTTTAAAATTGTCCATTACTAAAGTTATTTTTTTCGCTGTCGGGTACCATTCATCTGCTATTCTTTTTACGAATAAAGCCCAGTCCTTTTTGGTTTTAAACGCCGTAATTTCTACAAAGCGCTTGCCCCTCAAAGGCTCGTTGGCCATAAATATATTGACTACCCCATGCCTTATGTACTCGTAATCTACTCTTGCCTCCTGGCCAGGCTTCATGGCTTGAGAGGGCTGCCCTTCTTCTATCAATTGTTTTGGCGACTCATCCATACATACAACCGGAAATTCCTCATCATAAGGTTTTTTGTATACATCCAATACGCGTTCCATATTGGCTACAAATTCGCTGCTTTTTTCCGGTGGTATTACCCAGCCCTTTACTTTCCAAGGCTTAAGTTCGTTTTTTTAAGCACACTTCTTACTGTTACATGCGAAATACTTTCTACATATTCCAACTCTACCATTTTATCGGCGAGTAGCCTTAATGACCATTTAGCAAACCCCTCAGGCGGCTCGCTGCAACACAAGGCAACCAGCTTCGCTTCTACATCGCCATCTGATTTTGTTTCATAAACACGGCTGGTGGGGCGACGATCTAAAACACCTTCAAAACCCTCTTCAATAAACTTTTTCTTCACCCGGTCTATCGTTCGCATCCCTACTTTCAGGACTTTGCTGATCTGTTCATTTGTTATTTTCTCCGCATATTCCCCTTCATCACAATTCAATAGTATATAGGCTGTCCGGAATGTTTGAGAACTATGGGAGCCCTTGTTGATTATCGAGTATAACTCTCCAACCTCCTCTTTTGTAAGTTTTATCGTATAACGTACCATCTGTAATTTGTTTTACAAATATACGCTTTTATACGTCATATTATATTTAACTTAACACTAGCAGTAAAGGTGTACAGATAGGGATTCGTGGATATACCAATGATATTGACCCCTCTTGCTTGCGCCGAAATGGTGTGGTCTCATTCATCATAATCTCCAGGCAACCTACATCGTAAGCGTTTATCATCAAAAACTGCATAGTGGTATCGGCATGACACCGTTTGCCAAATATATGCATGGCATAATCGGGAATGACCAGCAGATCGGCATTGGACAAAGCGATCCAATTGAAAATGAGCTGAAGTTAAAGCTGGACTTTATGCCGTTCGTGGAAAGGACGGTGCAGCGTTATGGTGTGCAAATTGACCATATCAATTATTACCATGATGTGCTGCGCAAATGGGTGCATGCTTATGAAGACCCGAATGCCAGGCCACGGATACTGCGGAAGTTTGCCTTTAAGCAAGACCCGCGCGACATCAGCGCAATCTACTTTTGGGAACCTGACCTGGAACAATACTTTATGATACCGTACCGGAATACCGGGCATCCGGCAATGACTATTTGGGAACATAAACGGATTATCCGAGACCTGAATGCTCAAGGTATCATGACTGTTAATGAAGATATCATCTTTGATGCATACGACCGCTTAAAAAGAATTGAAGATAATGCAGCTACGTTGACAGCGGTAGCCAAAAGACAAAGGAACCGGGCACGCAAACAGCAGGCGGTAAAGAAAAGCGTGCGTAACCAGTTCAGTGAGGAGGAACCGGAGCCAGTTGAAACCGAATTCAAGTATGACCCTACTATAATCTATCTCCCATTTGAAGACTTAGAACATGATCCTTTTAACCGAAACAAATCCTACAGCTAATGTAAAACATGAACAAGACGAACGTATTGAATATATCCTGTCCGACAGGTGGATAGGTTACCCCAGGGCTAAAAATATATTGCAGACGATGGAAGACCTGATGCACCATCCCCGGACCTTCAGGATGCCAAATATGCTGCTGGTTGCGCCAACCAATAATGGCAAGACCCTATTGCTGCAAAAGTTCTTTGACGCTTATAAACCGGTGATCACGCCGGAAACCAAGCAGATCACTATACCGGTATTGTATGTACAGGCACCGCCGACACCCAACGAAAAGGCGTTTTACGCCAACATCCTTTGCGCTTTGAATGCACCCTTTTCGCCGAATGGCAGCAACGCCATGCTCCAGTTACAGGTCATCCGAATCCTGAAAAAAGTAGAAACCAAGATCCTTATTATTGACGAGATACATCATATCCTCGCAGGCGCTTACCTGAGCCAAAGGGCATTCCTTAACCTGATCAAATACTTATCCAACGAGTTACAGATCGTTATTATCGGTTCAGGCATACGCGACGCGTTTAGCGCTATTAATACAGATAAGCAACTGGCTAACCGTTTTGAACCCGCCGT includes:
- a CDS encoding glycoside hydrolase family 2 TIM barrel-domain containing protein, whose amino-acid sequence is MRKISVAKDEKGIDRICLNNKPYFNLGTLDQGFWPDGLYTAPTDEALAFDIKAIKAMGFNTIRKHIKVEPARWYYWADKLGMLVWQDMVNPNQELPEGSKQEFERGMHEEMQQLRNYPCITTWVLFNEKWGQYDQERLTKEMKEADPSRIVNGHTGELLYVNGQLRSPSPNAYVNADMTDVHAYPDPMMSVKQPGKAQVCGEFGGIGVFIPDHQWQTGSSWGYIQEKPAALNAKYTIMQQHLQIFQSEGLSGSIYTQPFDVEGEQNGLMTYDRSVVKIPFVELRKIHSKLNPDANTNVPDVTAEDADLTEPGVKYSAMLDEYIKGNRDAAFLKRMAMMATQAGDKPGAELAGNAYIKTLKAPLYEDDYSFVIQFTKSTQDPGFALIIADSVAFKKIQGARKFATSMMNMIYKGEMEPLINASPDPDWKLIEEKVKPYGDPAEEILLRAKTVAFYNKQDWGNYVPAATTYLQKFGKNIAENEKTMFQQAIDQHQ
- a CDS encoding helix-turn-helix domain-containing protein, whose translation is MLTDNNSEPPPVFEYFHTGYTPPDLQQVISLQNLIEVHFRQERDLEFYAGKMHLTLPRLNNLTRAHLGKTLYELLQDRLHEEAEKLLKHTTLTAKDIAYELGMNDPAYFFRCFKRVTGMRPREFRKQARMM
- a CDS encoding KAP family P-loop NTPase fold protein: MKPPIAFKKNYPFALWLFCCLAFFLFFRRAVDGVLDTLLVKPLLSQFENTVFANGVLIMLCVGIAIWLYHYGSNKFNRVVGLISVFLYALMRSDGYWQFQSFGLFPLLKNWDFVAAALIAPGIIALFLRKRVASHEPQPESFIEERAIESGSEDTFQRSSVAAEVARRISITPNSRSFAIGILGEYGSGKTSFINLIKSHLDPAKTEILDFNPWSAEGAANIQRDFFDQLSAKLYELNPRIANLVVGYSRKLSRTDSSFNKFLREAGLAGSLFTRKTYTDDFERINQLLEDSGKKIVITIDDLDRLYKDEVMEVLRLIRNTANFSNIFYLVAYERSYIDEAIKSVNANAAGSFLDKIIQLEIPLPKREKDDLLDLLETYLAPFITAEHLNAYKTHIVDTGFRNKYNFAFERVFRQSRDVIKFINNFKITYQLLGTEVMFENLFVLELLKFRFPLIYDRLYEHRDDFIRDFPTMSSHEVFYELRIYSEDKEELPLILRTLRSEQYYSEADIALIGGLLNNLFFKFDRSKKARNAIIYPMFFERYFRYRLSGKELSEKTYRAAHDGGLAGIKSFIDECEQKNLLTELDRRILQEKPEDKKAYELKVKSLFYLGPKYIAQKGRYAIDHQAITTLIWNYDHNLDKQFYKKDEAAYRSFVDSLFTSAMFPYQFEHEVLYHIKDGVKDISLSRGRIVELQTHYFSEHVKQAGLTKDAVFMFWWTKYKEFVPLPDNPDLGHYHEHIEKPIVAVMKSVLPEYDPFQFLKYTIKHDIRDKDIYFLQPIMLEIFDEPEELRALVAGHALLATDVKAEYLALFDACKTQDFKGWVEFELNTALKAARNKEED
- a CDS encoding Mu transposase C-terminal domain-containing protein is translated as MLAPKWCGLIHHNLQATYIVSVYHQKLHSGIGMTPFAKYMHGIIGNDQQIGIGQSDPIENELKLKLDFMPFVERTVQRYGVQIDHINYYHDVLRKWVHAYEDPNARPRILRKFAFKQDPRDISAIYFWEPDLEQYFMIPYRNTGHPAMTIWEHKRIIRDLNAQGIMTVNEDIIFDAYDRLKRIEDNAATLTAVAKRQRNRARKQQAVKKSVRNQFSEEEPEPVETEFKYDPTIIYLPFEDLEHDPFNRNKSYS
- a CDS encoding IS630 family transposase (programmed frameshift); protein product: MVRYTIKLTKEEVGELYSIINKGSHSSQTFRTAYILLNCDEGEYAEKITNEQISKVLKVGMRTIDRVKKKFIEEGFEGVLDRRPTSRVYETKSDGDVEAKLVALCCSEPPEGFAKWSLRLLADKMVELEYVESISHVTVRSVLKKNELKPWKVKGWVIPPEKSSEFVANMERVLDVYKKPYDEEFPVVCMDESPKQLIEEGQPSQAMKPGQEARVDYEYIRHGVVNIFMANEPLRGKRFVEITAFKTKKDWALFVKRIADEWYPTAKKITLVMDNFKTHSASAFYETFEPAEAKRLWDRFEFVYTPKHGSWLNMAEIELHVLNGQCLNRHISTMLKINEEVAAWQHNRNNKNSKINWQFENKDARIKLKRLYPSLHD
- a CDS encoding recombinase family protein, whose amino-acid sequence is MINLLHKFGIEPQSIEQPLDLEIPENKMMLAFYLAAPEVENDRRGLNVFHGIRRAKKEGRWTSSALVGYANLIANGRKYIAPKEPVASAMRKAFKDASEGKFTLREIYRQAKENGITCGYNNFCNILRSPVYCGKIPVPKYKDEEAFLAGGQHEPLVSEAIFYRAQDVLNGNIKGKATSIKLSSDYLLLRGFLDCPKCTRKLTGSASKGQAGQYYHYYHCGLACKWRIKAEGVNQAVDKETKKITIKEEYDFFYRECISKGFRRHSNNGEYSQKHVVDQIKALNARITQARDHFMAGEFTHADFQAVKSQCETEINSLEKKLPDIILSTKMVDQKLTGLLSNLKVLVDRYKHGDFEIKRRIISSIHPQNIGFSGLEHRTNRINE
- a CDS encoding LytR/AlgR family response regulator transcription factor, with product MDKLKIIIVEDELIIAESLKSILIGMGYDVPAMFRSGNETLEKFRSGLADIIIMDIQLNGKLNGIETSMELRKISTAPIIYVTDNQDEYLRKKAIYETNTVQYVTKPFSRMDISIAIDLAIKALKKHDLKLKKDHETSYLVNDSIFVKESHGYKKIQIKDILYLQADRSYCSLSYQEKASTEAKEILFSENLSFLEDRLAFAESLVRVHRSFLININQVYKIQENRLWIGKTEIPIGKTYKDNVDRIFRFL
- a CDS encoding recombinase family protein translates to MKKAALYVRVSTDEQAEKGYSQRNQEEVLRRYCEIKAIEVGKVYYEDHSAKTFNRPVWSKMLVDLRKHRGQTDLILFTKWDRFSRNRVMLII
- a CDS encoding TniB family NTP-binding protein, translating into MILLTETNPTANVKHEQDERIEYILSDRWIGYPRAKNILQTMEDLMHHPRTFRMPNMLLVAPTNNGKTLLLQKFFDAYKPVITPETKQITIPVLYVQAPPTPNEKAFYANILCALNAPFSPNGSNAMLQLQVIRILKKVETKILIIDEIHHILAGAYLSQRAFLNLIKYLSNELQIVIIGSGIRDAFSAINTDKQLANRFEPAVLPTWKPDGEYFRLLSSFEAMFPLKERSNLTKEEIAIKILSMSGGTIGEISTILKKAAVLAIKSGKECIDLSLLTKINYVGPANRQRQYESMLL